The genome window cttcttttaaaaagaactggTGGTTTTGCGTGTTAAGTGAACAGTATCCAAGATCAGATCAGTAAGCTCTTTGGCTGATATATACCTGATAGGTCATAATCTAACTGCAGTTTCAAAATAGGAGCTTTTTACTGAGAGCAATCAAAAAATTTCCATCTCCAATGACAGTGTTTGCAcattccaaacaaaaatataaagtcACAATTGAGTAGCTGCCTTCATAAGACCTTCTAAAATAACTAAatttgacttcatttttctttttttttttttttttccttttgcatctgAAAAAGATGCAGGAAGCAGGAGGTTTGTTTCTAAATTGTCTTTGTGATAGAGGTTCGATAAAACACGAGGCATGGATTTCCAGTTCTCTGCTCAATCAAAACAATATTACAGTGAAACAAGCCATGACATCAGGTGGAAAATGGAATGCTGCAGGTTTCAAAGTAGTATCTGTTaattaaagactgaaaacaatCTGATGATATTTAAGGTTaaccaaataaaaaatcctTGTAGCTGTATTTCATGAAGGAAATAAAGTTTCATGGCTTTCACTGCATTTAATaactgcagaaaggcagcataaaagaaacagaaaggactCACCGCAGAATACATGACCATTTTTTGCTGGTGTGAAGGCTTTCTAGCATCTGAGATATGCTTTagaatagtttttaaaagaatacctgaaagaaaatgggaaagcaaTGACAATGAAAGGGATGCTTGTGTTAACAGCTGCATCACTTGGTACTGTTTTAACACAATCTGTCTTTAAATGCACCAGATTTATTCAATTGACTTTATAGGTAATTTGTGCAGACTGCCCTGGTTAATTCTGATACTATCTTTTATATGAACAGTGGGCCTATTTTACACCTGTGTAAAATGTTTTGGGGATCCCTAATAGCCTCAACAGCTTCAAACAGTGCATTCACACCTGCTTTGTGCCAGCAGAACAGTGCAAGAAGAGCAGGGTAACGAATACTACCCTCTTTTGTGTGTAACTCCATTGACTTCCTGatttccagaggaaaagaaagagcataTCCTTTGGACTCTGGGCCTTCTTAAATTATGTGGTTGTCTGTATTTTGTTAATGCTAACTGCTGAAAAGTTGTAAGACAAACTATATGAATTAAATCAATGGCTGTGCTGGTATGTTAGCATAAGGTTGGAATCTTGACAAATTAAAATCCTAAAATGAGAACTGTACATGCTAGCAGAATTAGACTCATGTATTGTCTTCGGCTACTGGCACATTTTTTAACAGCAATTGTTAGTAAAGCAAGAGCAGAGGTTTGAACTTTGTGCTTAGTGTTGTAAGTTGGagctccaaaacagaaaaaaaaaaattgatccaTGCTTATATGTGATTTGTCCTTGTAGCTCACAGATCCTGACTGTACAGTAtccatataaaacaaaaatgaggcCCCAAGGTGACAGTGGATGAATGGAGAAGAATATGTGATTAAAAAGgtataaactatttttaaatttcagctaCTATTTGCTGAGCAGAAGAAAGTTTAGAAGAGTTAAATAATCTCATTCTAGTACTCTCAGGAATGGAATATGAAGACTATTAGGCAACAAAGTTACCATCCTAGAGATTATtacaaacaatattttttttaagtaagttaAGCATGATGGCTTACATTAAATCCAGACTTGATTCAGTTCAGCAAGAATCTGTATATTACTTTGGATTTCTTATACAGTGTAACCAAAATGACACCTTCTTTATAATGTTGGATTAGGATCTTTGTGATTCATATCCTCACCATCTCTCTTCCCATTAATCAAAATCTTTCAGTGCTGATCACCAATATCCACATCATGGCATGTTTTGTAGTTCTACTATGGAATTGGTAGCAAAGTTTATTATATaccatttcttctttcccattctACTCTTGGTTTTAAATGGGGTTAGAATTCAGCTTACCTCCCTGCAAACGTGATTTTTGTACTTGTTTGTGGAACCCAAATTCCGCCTGCAATAACAGTTCTGAGAGCTTTATCAGCTTGGTCCTGACACCATGAGTAGCCCAAACAGGTAAAGTGTAATTGTTAATATCCtacagtgaagaaagaaaacatggtgATTTTCTTACTGATTCCTACTGCTGTTTGTTCTGGCACAAAATTCAGAAcaaattctgaatatttcactcaagtaacattttctctttataataaaataatgactgtattttgcatttagaCAGCTGTAGAATTCTTATTTATAGCATCACATTGcttaaaacaaatttgaagGGCAGTGTTCAACAAGAAGAGGAAATATAATACTAAAAATCATGCAAAAAGCAACTGGCATTATTTATGCCAATTGCTAATGCAGTTGTCAGGTgcaaaaatttcactttttgaCTCTTTCAGCCATCTGCTGGGATATATCCTGAGATCTTTACTGAAACAAATCCTATATAGATGTCAAGATTTTAAGGGCTGGCAGCTCTGAGATATAAGTGAGATCCAGAGATCAAGTAGGAATATGTATAGCTGTAATTCGGATGTACCGGAGCATGAGGTATATGTATAGGGATTAGATATATACATGGAATTCATACCAACTTATACCAGGTCTATTGGATACTGATGCAGCCCTCAAGCTACAGTGGAATGGATTAGTCTTTCCTTGGGGATGCAGCCCAAGGTATATTAATGGTCACAACTGTGAGAAGGGAAGATACGCCCAACACTCCTGGTCGGCATTACCCTGAGTTCCTGTTTAAACAAGGTTGGTATCTTTCCTTTAGTGCAATGTAACCTCTATGAACTTGAGCCATCGGACTGAGCTCACCAGAGGGAGTCTTCTTGTAACAACGAGTTCTAAGGAAAATGCCAACTACTTAAATGATTTGTTTAAACAGTTGAACAATAGAACATGTTAGGTTAAACCAGCTCAGGTCACAATGTATCACTTTCTCTGTTAACAAATGTGATTGATGTCTTGAGGAAAGAATTGGTTGGTTGCATGCTATTTAAGACAGTGCTGTAGGCAAGCAAGGACCTCAGTCTCCAAGTTACCTGAAAGTTAGATGATACTTAGTCAAAAGTAACAAATACAGAGAGATACATGCTACCGTATTTTCAtgaactgtgtttaaaaaaactatGTAAGAAAGGTCTCTTTGTATGCTTGAAAGGATGAGAGTGGCTTTTATGGCAGATGTCTTAATTGATACCCCCAGAGTCTTCACTGAGTGCTATGAAAGACCAAAACTCATAAAATCTAACactagaaggaaaaatgcaactaattggttttgttttccagcatttAGCTAGATCCCTGATGGGAGCTGTCAATTTTACACATTTCTCTGGTGACACAGGTTTCTCAGTAGCATATAACAATTGACATAAGAAGGTGTGGTCCTGACCTATcctgcatttgaaaatatggaAGGGTGACCTCACTGAAATTACAGTGAGATGTCCCAACATGTTAACGTTACATTTACCTTAAAGCCCTGGCTAACATTCAAGACTGCTTTGACCAAAGTTGGACCTTTATTGAAACTGCAGGAGAGAAGGTAAACTCATTAGCATCCCACCCAAGTATTATGTGTTGCTTGTGAAATCCACTGCATCAGTTTTCTAGGGGATATCTCAATACTGATGACCAATTTATCATTAATatttgagtttaaaaataattatgcattAAAGCATTTGTAGCGAAAGTTGGCTGCAACAATAACTTTTTAACACAACACTCTGcaattttcatttgcttcagcTGAGATAAGTCTAGACTTTGAAGTGACATGAAGTGGGGCTTGTTGCTGAATTAAGGGCACTCAGGATTTTTTCAAATCCCAGTCAGAGGTACCAGACTGTGGGACCTAGATGGCCATGACAGTTGGGCACCACAGTACCCCTTTTGTTATGAAATCCATGCTTCTTTGTGATGTGCCTGGTTCCTTTGCTTAGAACAGGCTCCCAAACTTGCACAAATAGCCATTTGTGTCATTCCAATGGCTGCTTAATTCCTGAAAATACTCTGACCACTACTGTCCACATGCAAATAATGACTTCTCTTGCTCATACAGTTTGCATAAAATCTTTGTGGAAGGATGCTTATGTTTCTTTGCCAACAATGTATTTTATGCCTGTGTATCTCTGGAGGCTTTGGAGGAGTAACAAGACAATTTTATGCAAAGGTATGCTTTTACCTAATTCTCCATATGCAGTCACTGGCAGGATCTTGGATTTGGTAGGCCATTGGTTTATGTTCCTTATAGTGGTGGACAACCCCCAGCAGCCTCACACAGTGTCTTTACAGGATTTTCAGTTACAAGTTTGATGTTAGGTGAGGGTTTCTGGGGAAGAAGCTGAAAACagtctgtgattttaaaaagtttggaAGCACAGACATACCCTCTTTTGATGTCTTACAAACAATAGAAATAAGAGCTAAAACCAGTTTTGAGGAAGTGTAAGTATTTCTACTGGACCTTGGgaattttctttatattatttACCTCATATTGTAAAGTGTCAGAGAGCTTCCAAATTCTTTCAGTGTTCAACTTCTTCAATGGGTATCCTGTATGAGTGGctaaaaacttcagaaatggcTGGAATACAAAAAGACAAATTTGTAGTACACAGGGCCTTTTAACATAATTTCTATACACTGCCGTACTAGTACATAGTAATTTTTAGAAACAAGATAGTCTGCACTTTGCACTTAAGCAATGAACCATTCCCTAGTGGTAAGAGAATTTGGCCTATTCATCTAGACAAGGTTGGTGATCTGAGTCCAGATTTGAAGGATGGTGGTGGTTTATGCTTGGTGGAAATGTTCAGAAGGGGGTAGAGGGGACACAGATGTATGAGGAAGTCTGGCAGAAATCCAAAAAGTGCTTAAAGGAAATGTCATAAACAGAATTATTCTGATTTTGGTACTGAGCAGAAAGGAGGTATGATGTAAATTTCATAAAACCAGGAGTTATGATTCACTTGCATATAATACCCAAATGTAGAGCCACAGATAGGTGGCTGAGGTCCGTGGCTAAAGATTGTAGAAAAACAGGTGAGTTTGATAGTGTCATTTCGAataaacctgtgaaaaagaaGGTTGCAGCAGAATAGACAAGTGATTACATACTCATGGCAAGGATTTTGATggtggagaaagaaaggaaaggatacTTTACAAAGGCAAGAATGAAACATAAGTGAGAACCTGAATGAAGACTTTGGGTGTGAAACATGAACAGGTACTTGAGGAAAACACTGAGGCTGTTATAGAAAATCTGGGGAATTTTGCTGGGGGCATTTTGTGGTGGAAGAGGAATCTGAACTAGCAGAAAGTTATATAGACAGAGACATCAGAGGAGTTGCTTTACATGGGAGTAAACACAGAGAGGTATTGGAGTGATTTGAGAGGTATCGGCACTGATTTGATctgagtttttgttttgtctgcaCTCCTAGAAGGTAGGTGGATTGTTTTTTTGCAAGGTAGTCAgtaatttatcttttctatGACTTGCAATTTTCAATTGATGGGAATAGCCTAGTCCAGCTGAATCTATAATGTTGTAATTGTTTTTGGGGTATGTTGTTTGCACCCGCTGTGAGGATTAGAGATCTGGAAGGACTATATTGACTGCCATTTTTTAAACCTACCTGTTAGATAATATTGACAGAAGTGGtacattttaattagatttCCAGAACTGAAAATACTTACCCTGTACTGCTTGAGTTGCCTTTGGAAATCCCTTGTTGCAAAGGTTTCTCTCAGAAGCTCATTGTATTTTGGACAGTGTGAGAAAGGTAAGTATagcaactgaaaagaaaattgtgaaaCACTAGTTAGGCAAGGTGCTTCTTGTTTTGCAATTCAATATACCCTTGCAGGATTGTTGTTCTGATTGGCTGCACTAGTTAggacaagctgaaaaataatttgggaatGTAGTTTTCAAGGATATTCATCTTCAGGACTGTAAGAGTCATACTGATGACtaacaaaataatctttaaatgTTCAGAGGAATAATAGCTGCAATAGTTCAAAGTTAAAGGATTCATTTACACAAGATGAAATTTTTCCCTTGACAGAAGACTAACACAAGCCCTCTTGAACTGCTTTCTGCTTGGCTTCCCCAGGGATGATTTTACTCATTGtgttcagttttcctttaaacacACCGTCACCTTTTTGCAACAAATTACCAAGCATCAGCTGGACTACAGTAGGAGTATTTGTGCATATTCAGCTGTATAAAGTGGACTTACCACAGCTTCATTTAGTTCAGCTAAATCATAGAAACTCGTGAAGTTTCTATAGCTCAGTTTTGTCTTTCATTAATTCAAGACATATGAGGTTAAAGGTTACATGTGACTGCATAACTTAAGAATTTGTTAATTCATTTATCTAAGCTAAACTGAGTTTATTCTTGTTTGAAGTTTTTtgtgttaaattttaaataaaagttaaaacaaaaattgacaCTGAGATATTCTTAGTGTTTTTCTCTAatgtgctttttgtctttttttccagtaataaCGCTCTATCTATATAGTCCACAGTTAAAAGAACTTTAAAGAGAACTTGAGAGTCCTACAGGGATAATTAGCTTGGAAAGCTTCACAGCAGTTCCtcaatccttttaaaaatataatctatCTATTCCAGAAGGTaggaaagtatttctgaattatAACCTTATGTTCATGAACAGGCATGACTTTACCAATAAGTGATGGACACTTGTTTTGGGTAGTAGGATACATGTGATTTCAAGCTTAGCCTGTATATGTAGTAAAGATGAATAGAGTTAAAAcacaaatagttttaaaaagtatgaaaaatgtgtatgtgttcATGAAAATGATTTGTTTGAATAAACTTACTTGCTCCCCTAGATGTGAATGAGATGCAGCTCAATTGCTGAGTTTGCTAGTGGTGTTGATACTGGCCAGGTATGTTTGACTTTGCTGGGGTACCACCATCTGCGACAGTGTCAGAACCAGCTCCTGACTCTACGCCAGGCTGTGTGCATGAACAGGAAACTACGTGTCTCCATATTCTCCGTCTTCATGCTCTCATAACCCCAAGGTGAGAATCATTGCTCCATGGCCTATTAAATCTGATTCCCCTATCATCACAGACTATGTTAACTAGACTTGTAATCCAACACAATTTATCTTGCATCACATGTGCAAACCTCCTCTCCCAAACTGGGACTCAAACTGTACACTAATGatcttttctggctttttacCATAGGTTTTCCACAAATGGAAAACTCCAGCTCCACTCAGCTGCCCAGCTTTCTCCCTAGGACAAGTATATGCAGGCTACAGAGCTGCTATGCACACAGTTCATTACAGGTCCACAGTGAGGAGttgaggaagggagaggaataAATACATTGCCCTGTGAACTCATACTCTTAAAGCTCGGagtcctccttccttttcccttttacttTTTCCACCAACCCTCAAAGTGCATGCACTGACCTTCAAAGTGCATGGAAAACAATCCTGCGACTCAATTCTCACTGTAATCAAAGTCCCAGAAtaattcttttgtcttttccattGGCTGCAGACTAAGAAATGTTGAAGCACTAGTGAGAATAGGTATGCTTCCTATTCTCACacaaaaaaagtcatgtttGTAGTGATTTTGGGATTAATCTACTTTTATAGTGGTTTACTCACATTATaggttaattatttttctctgtacctgggacttctgttttcttccttcttttttaactcCAGGTCTCTGATATGTAAGTCCATTCCTGTGGAAACTCTTGACAATATTTCTACTCAGCTTATTAGGCCTTTCTGCACAATGCTTGTAACATAATGTACTTTGCGTTGCCTTTACCATGCCCTTTATCCTGCCCCTTCATCTCATATCCTAGGTATTTTACTAATGATTAAGGGAAATCAAATGCTGCTAGTTTATACTCACATTATCATGTGACAGTGGCACCGTGTGAACTGGAATTGGCTGCCAAAGGATTCTGGGGTTCCAAATCTGGCCCCGTGTTGGTGGGTACAGCCCGGCAAGACTTGCCTGAGCACTCATAAGTGTGTGATCACAGTCAGTGCTTTGAACATAAATCtgaagtgagggaaaaaaaagaaaaaattttggAAGGTCATTTCTcctggtactttttttttttgtttttttctctttgtaggAAAGAATGGGACTGGTACTGTGCTGGGGAAGCTGCCATTAAAATGGAGTGGGCTGAAGAAAGACcatgagaaagaaggagaagggagaaagagtGAAGCTGGAATAGGGCCTTGGAATAAAATTTTGTTGGACAAGGGAGCTGCAAAATGGTAGTATTTCCCTTAGGAGTCCTAGAGAAAAGCATAAGACCGACCCCATTTGACCATCTAGACTTTGTAACATCATGTATGCACTGAACAGCACTGAACATCTGCACCCTAAATGAAAACTAAGCTGTATCTGCACTCCATGTGGAAGTGTAGCATTGGAGGTTCATGACATAGATATCCTGCCATACAACAGTGAGGCATCTGAACCTGATATATGGCCTAAAAAGCTTTTCACATGGTTTTCAGTTAACCATCAGCCTGAATAAGAGTTGAGCCACAGTTTCAGGGATACTTTGAAACTACATTGAATTCAATAGGTATTAAGTTTTCTCCAGCTGCACCAAGTTCAGATACTCATGCATTCAGGAAGTCCCATTACCATCCATGAAAAACATCCTCCCTCCCCGATCCAGTACTTGCCTCACACTGCTTGTATACAACACTCAGGAAATAAGAGTATCTCCTCCGCATGTACTGGCCAAGCTCATACTGTTGCTGTATGCCAAGCTGTAGAAGTAACAGAATAGAGTAAGAGGCTGAAAAAGTGTGCTATGCATCCATTCCTACAACCAAAAAAATGAgataatatttcatattattttgataaagaccttttcctttctaaagtgaaggaggaaagaagacaggagaaaaaagcagtaaaactgcTGCGTTTACAGTATCGGATAATATTAGATATGTCTTCCTGATGGATgcagttttgcattttgctctACGGAAAGCTGTATGTATGTTTAGCCAAGCTAGTAAGACTAGCTGAGGGGCGGGGTGACTTAAAGCAGGTGTCCCAACACTGTCTGTCTAGTTTCTGGTCTATTGCTGGCTCGCAGCTGATTAACTGGTAGTGCAGACAGAGCAATCACCTGTCCATGAAGACATGTCCAGGATATAAATCCCATAGACTATAACCAGTGATTCCATATGGAGGCTACAGTTTTAGCTTGAGCAAGATCTTATTTttcaggaagacagaaaatctTGAATAGAAGCCTTCAAGTAAAAGTCCTCCAAGCCTTCAGGTATTTTGCTGCAATGGTTAATTATTATCAACAGTCTGAAACTTTTGATTCTTGTTCTTGCCTGACCATGTCCCCAGCTTTCAGCCACTGGATCTTGTTACGCTTTTGAATGACACATTCTTTACCATCACAGATCTTATTCCCAGTAAGATAATAAAATGGAATTGAGTCACTTAATCTTAATCTCTGTGTTAAACTAAATAGATGACAATTCTCTAGTCTTACAGCAAAGTGTGTTTTCTAGCCTCAGCATTTTAGTAGCTCTTAGCTGAACATTTTCCAACTTACCAACATAATTTTGTAAAGACATGACATGAGAATCACATGCAATGTCCCTGTAATGGTCTCAATATTGTCATCTTTTTACTTGTACCTGGTGTTTCCTGGCCTAAATTGAAATATATTCAACTTTGCTCATGTAATCATTACTCTGCACTGGGATGTCAAGTACAGTGATTACTCATTGCTTCCTAAAGTCCTTTTCTAAGTCATAGgatcataggataattcaggttgaaagggacctcaggaagtctctagtccaacctcctgttCCAAGCAGAGTCAGCTATGAGGTCAGGCTAAGttactcagggctttatccacAGTGCCAGACATGGCCCACAGTGTGTCTATGTGATCACCTCTTTCCGTTGCTGGAATTGTGCATCCAGTTTCCTAGGGCATATACTTGGCCTAGGCTTCTGCTCCAACTTGCCTAATATGTGTGTTGTTAAATCCTGACACCTGGGTCTTGAAGCCTTCCACGCCCTGGAGCAAGCTGGCATGTAGTGCTGAACTTGCATAGTGCATATGTGGAATGATTGAGTCACAGCTGAATTAAAGCATAGAAAACTGGTCTGTTATTCCTGTTTCTTCAAGGGAAGTGATGTGAGAGGAAACAGGCCTGACCTTGCATTGGATATCAGTTTGACCTCCTAAGAATGGCAAGGAAGAGGAACCCCTCAGGCAGTTTGTTCTATTCTGATTTTGGTGGAGACCTTGCAAGTGACTAGTTCCCCTAGAAGAGAGAAACATATGCATTATGCTGGACCCACTGGACATAAGGTGTGCGAGCGAACTTACTCTACAGCAGCCTAACAGAGACACACACCTCACAATCTGCCTACACGTGCATGATAGCCATTTATCTGGGACATCGAGAATTTTGGCACATCTAAACTACTTCAGTGAGGCTGCCTGGTTCCCAGAATAACTAGGGCAAATAACTAGTGGATTTATCCATCCAAACAacatattttggggaaaaaggaacGAAGCACAGACACAGTGCGTACTGCtggtgggagcagagcagaagtaGCGGTAAAACCTAGTGCCCACATATTCCCTTACAGCCTGATAGTACAGGAGTTCACCCTTGGTTCCCTTCACAAGAGGAGGCAGCTAATACAAATTACAGTTAATGCAGAGACACAGTTTCTGTAGTTGCCTTAGCTGCTGCTAGTTACTACCATCAGCTGATACTTGTGTACAAGCTCAGCTCTGCTGTATTCCATCCATGCCTGCACTAAAATAACTGAGCTTTAAATCAACTTTCTCTGGCATAGTATGAGAGAAGTTTCTGCTAGTACTGATCTTAGTAGTTCATGAGCTGGGAAGCACTCCTGCTTAGCGGAGATTGAGGGTGGTCtgtgagcacttccaccacCTTCTGCTACTGATGGTTAAAGCTTCATGTTTGGTGTCAGCTCAACTGTGATGGTCACCAGTGCCTGGCTTCTCACAGAAGACCCTAGTCTGCAATCAAACAGCTGCTGTTGGACCAGAACAGGCTGACTCAGTGCCATTTAAAATCAGTGACTGCTTGTAGCTGTAGCTTCCTAGTAAGTTCTTTGGCTGTCCTTTTGGAGATCTGTATATAGCAACTTAATATGGGCTTTCTCCAAGTGAAAACAAAGTTCCAAAAACCAAATATCAACAGACCACCTTCCAATATTTCAGTATATTGGCCTAGGTAAGCAAACATACCTTGGTAAGCTGTCCATATCCCTGCTGTCTTGCAACTTCTTTGTGCTTGTCAGTTGGAAAAAACTCCTGTGGGGTATGATCACCATGGCGAAATACCTGATAAAATAGGTGGAAGTCCCTTTGTGTTACTGGGATTTTTGTGATGGATATAATTAGAGCAGTCA of Aquila chrysaetos chrysaetos chromosome 3, bAquChr1.4, whole genome shotgun sequence contains these proteins:
- the LOC115339955 gene encoding prostatic acid phosphatase-like, giving the protein MRARQLVCGIWSLCFMFCLFCIFLHQTTAKRKLKFVSMVFRHGDHTPQEFFPTDKHKEVARQQGYGQLTKLGIQQQYELGQYMRRRYSYFLSVVYKQCEIYVQSTDCDHTLMSAQASLAGLYPPTRGQIWNPRILWQPIPVHTVPLSHDNLLYLPFSHCPKYNELLRETFATRDFQRQLKQYRPFLKFLATHTGYPLKKLNTERIWKLSDTLQYEDINNYTLPVWATHGVRTKLIKLSELLLQAEFGFHKQVQKSRLQGGILLKTILKHISDARKPSHQQKMVMYSAHAATIVALQTALNVFNGKQPPYSACHFFELYQEKNGQYTIEMYYRNNSLRDPHPLTLPGCKFRCPLERFTQLVSPVLVHYWTRECRI